A stretch of Corallococcus macrosporus DNA encodes these proteins:
- a CDS encoding YceI family protein, which produces MTSFLKSLALVAALAVPSLAGATAYDIHPTNSSALFSVKHMMVSNVRGSFSKVTGTVQLDEKDLTKSSVEAVIDATTVTTNDASRDEHLRGPDFFDVKKFPTLTFKSTKVEKSGDGLKLTGDLTIRGVKKPVVLQLDGFDVESKDPYGNVKRGGTATTKIARKDFGLKWNAALETGGVAVGEEVSITLEIELVKKQPAQPVKSAAGNTP; this is translated from the coding sequence ATGACGTCGTTCCTCAAGTCCCTGGCCCTCGTGGCCGCCCTCGCCGTGCCCTCGCTGGCCGGCGCCACCGCGTACGACATCCACCCGACGAACTCGTCCGCGCTCTTCTCCGTGAAGCACATGATGGTGTCCAACGTGCGCGGCTCCTTCTCCAAGGTGACCGGCACGGTGCAACTGGACGAGAAGGACCTGACGAAGTCGTCGGTGGAGGCGGTCATCGACGCGACCACCGTCACCACCAACGACGCCTCGCGCGACGAGCACCTGCGCGGGCCGGACTTCTTCGACGTGAAGAAGTTCCCCACGCTCACGTTCAAGTCCACGAAGGTGGAGAAGTCCGGCGACGGCCTGAAGCTGACGGGCGACCTCACCATCCGCGGCGTGAAGAAGCCCGTGGTGTTGCAGCTGGACGGCTTCGACGTGGAGTCGAAGGACCCGTACGGCAACGTCAAGCGGGGCGGCACGGCCACCACGAAGATTGCCCGCAAGGACTTCGGCCTGAAGTGGAACGCGGCGCTGGAGACGGGCGGCGTGGCGGTGGGGGAGGAGGTCTCCATCACGCTGGAGATCGAACTCGTGAAGAAGCAGCCGGCGCAGCCGGTGAAGTCGGCCGCGGGCAACACGCCCTAG